A segment of the Brevibacterium zhoupengii genome:
TGGACAACACCGGATCTGTGCATGCGTGAGTCCTCAGATCTGCTGCTGGTCTTGTCGACCCAGATGGCTCTCGGCCACCTCATCAGAGACTGTGGCTTGTCACTCGTGCGTGATCTCCTGTGGATTGCCCGACGACTCGTGTTCGTTTCGCCTGTGGACTCTCGCACGCCGTCCACAGGGGTCGTGGAGGGGCCTGACTTCGGCAGGTGATCCGGCTTCCATGGGCTCATGGCTCTCTTCACCGGCTCCGCGCACATTGACCGCTCCTCCCGGCTTCGGCCCGGCCCGACTTCTCGTCGACTGCGACTCCTGCTTGCCGGGAGCCTGCTGGCCTTCACTCTCACCGTCGCCGAGGTGGGGGTGCCGTTCGCGTCACCAGCGGCCACCTCGGCTGCGGCCACTGCCTCGGTGTCCGAGGCTGAGCAGACCTGGGTGTCCCCGGTGCCTGCGATGGAGATCATCGAGGCCTTCGATCCGCCCATCGAAGCCTGGCTGAAGGGACACCGCGGCATCGATGTGCTGACGGTCAGTGGTGAACCGGTGCGTGCGCCCGCCGCGGGCACCATCCGATTCCGGGGCTCTGTGGCCGGCACTGCGACCGTAAGCATTGTGACCGACTCCGGCCATGTGGTCTCCTTCCAACCAGCTGAGACGGAGCTGAAGAAGGGTGAGAGATTCGCTGCCGGTGAGGAGATCGGGACCGTCGGTGAAGGTTCGCACTGCGATGACTCATGCCTGCACGTCGGAGTCTGGGCGGCTCAGGGCGACAAGGTCTACATCGACCCGGCAGGCTTCTTCGGACAGGAGGAGTCGATCCTTCTGCCTCTGTCTCGCAAACCCGCGAAGGAACCGACCGGGGATTCTACGACCTCGGGTGCAGGCGCCTGGGGTGGGCATCGCAACGGCCGAATTCCTGCGGCTGCAATGTGCACGCTGGACTCGGCGCCGGGGCAGATGCTGCGCTGTGATGCGCAGAAGGCATTCGACCGCATGTCCCACGCCTACGAAGCCAGATTCTCATCTCCGATCTCAGTCACGGATGCTTACCGCGACTATGACACCCAGGTCATCCTCAAGAAGCGCAAGGGACGGATGGCGGCAACCCCGGGAACCTCGAACCACGGATGGGCACTGGCCGTTGACTTGGGTGGCGGAATCAATTCCTTCGGCAGTGCCCAACATAGATGGATGCGCGCAAATGCACCCAAGTTCGGGTGGATCCATCCTGGCTGGGCCCGCCAGTCAGGTTCTCTGCCGGAGCCGTGGCATTGGGAGTTCCGCCAGTGATGGCGTCCCACGACCGCGCTCGGCTCGCTGGGATCAGGCCCGGGGGTGCGCCTGCCGATAGGTTTCCTGCAGCCGTTGCATCGACACGTGGGTGTAGATCTGGGTGCTGCTCATCGTCGAATGCCCCAGAAGCTCTTGGATCTGGCGTAGGTCCGCTCCCCCGTCGAGCATGTGTGTAGCGGCCGAGTGTCGGAGTCCGTGCGGGCCGATATCGGGTGCGCTGGAGTCAGCGGCACCGTAGCGATGAACGAGCTCTCTCACCTGCCTGGCTCCGATGCGGCCGCCTCTCACGCCGAGGAAGAGCGCATCGCCGCTGTGCTCGGAGGCGAACGTGTCCCGCAGACTCAGCCACTGCGACAGTGCCGTCTGGGCTGGTTTTCCGTAGGGGACGCGTCGTTCCTTGTTGCCCTTGCCCAGCACAGTGATCATCGAACGCTGGTGATCGACGTCGCCGCGGTTCAGACCCGTCAGTTCCGATACACGCACCGCGGTGGCATAGAGCATCTCCAAGATGGCTGCGTCTCTGACCCACTTCGCGGCCTCGATGGGGTCACGGTTGTCAGCCTCGGTGTGAACTGTCCGCTCCCGGGATACGAGATCGGCGGCCTGCTGCGGTTTGAGCACGGTGGGCAGGCGTGAGTCCTTCTTGGGAGTTCGCAGCCGTGCCGCCGGATTGTTCGACAGCCCTTGCTGGTTCACGCAGTAGGCGAAGAACGACTTCACTGCGGCGATCTTCCGAGCCACCGTCGACTTCGCCGCTCCGGCGTCATCAAGGGTGATGAGCCACGACCGCAGATCGTTGAGATCGATGTCGCTGACCTGAAGCTCAGCAGTGCGGGACTGATGACCGGAACCCGGTGCGTGGGCCGCATGGTCGAAGAAGTCGCTGACGTCGGCGACGTAGGCTCTCGAGGTGTGGGCTGAGACGTCACGCGATCTCAGGTGGTCGGCATAGCCGGACACCACCTCGGCAATGGTCGTCGGAAGGGTCACAGCCCCAGGTTACGCGATCGGCCGCCCTCAACGGCGGACCTTCATCGGAGTCTCATTGTGGTGGCCGCAGCTTGACCCAGCCGGATTCGCGGCGGGCGCTCAGGCCTGCAAGTTCGAGGACGGCGAGCGCGGAGAGGGTGTTCGACACTGTCAGTCCGGCCCGGGAAGCCACTGTTGAGACGTCGAGTGCCTTAGTCACCGAGAGCACGTTGACACAGATCTTCTCCCGTTCGGCGAGATCATCGATCGGGTCGGAGGCCGTTGTGCTGGGGTGCTCGTTCGTGAGACTTCCGTCGTCGAACAATGTCGGTTCCTCACCGCCGATGAGTTCGATGACGTCCGTGCAGCTGGTCACCAGCTCCGCTTCATGCGCGCGGATGAGCCTGTGGGTACCCGTCGAGGATGCCGAGTACACGGATCCGGGGAATGCTGCGACCGCGCGTGAGAGTTCCAGCGCGTGCCGGGCGGTGTTGAGGGCTCCGCTGCGCCAGCCGGCCTCAACGATGACCGTGACTTGGGATGAGGCGGCGATGAGGCGGTTGCGCAGCAGGAACCGATGCCGCATCGGGGTCATTCCGGGAGCGGTCTCCGAGACGATCGCTCCGCATTCGAGCACCTGCTGGAACAGTTCGGTATTGGCCACCGGATAGAAGCGATCGACTCCCCCGGCCATGAAGGCGATCGTAATGCCCTCTCGGGCGATGGCTGCCCGGTGAGCGGCTGCGTCAATCCCGAAGGCCCCTCCGGAGACGACGGTCTGTCCCCGTGCGGCCAGGTCCCAGGCAAGGTCTGAGGCGCACTTGGTGCCGTAGTTGCTGGACGCCCGTGCTCCGACGATGGCGACGGCCGACCGCAGCGCCGTGTTCAGGCGTGCCCCGCCTCGGACCCAGAGTCCCAGTGGTGCCGCCGGTCCCAAGTCGGTGAGGGCGACTGGCCATTCGTCATCGCTGGGGACGACAAGTCGCCCGCCCAGCCTGTGCACGGCTTCAAGATCACGATGCCCCTGGGCATCTTCGCCACGCACTGCCCACCGGTCAAAAGCCTCTGGGAGCTGTCCGCTTCCTGAAACTGCGGTCACGATCGTTGAGAGACTCTTAGCGGCTTCGGTCGCTGATGACGTTCCTGCAGCCACTGCCCGAATGAGTTCGAGGACTGCGATCGGACCGATTTCGGCGACGAGGCCGGTGAGCAGACCGTCGCCGGGTTCGCCGATTCTCAGCAGCGCGGCCACAGCTGCCCTGATCTCCCCATTGGTGTCGTCGTTCATGATTCCTGAGTCCTCAATGCCAGTGCCGCCGTGATCTTGTCGGGTGTCGGCGAATCGGCCCCTTCGAGGTCGGACAGAGTCGTTGCAACCCTGAGCACTCGGTCATATCCGCGCATCGTGATCCTTCCGGTGTCGAGAGCACGGTCGAGGTCCCGCAGACTGTCTGGGCGCAGTGCAAAGTGTTCACGCAGCCATGCTCCGGGAGCATTCGAGTTCAGCGTCCACTCGCAGTCGACGTATCTGTCTGCTTGTCGTTGTCGGGCGAGCCTGACCCGCGTGGCCACGGTTGTGCTGTCCTCCTGTGCCCCACCGAGGCGGATGTCTGCTGGAGAGACCGGGAACAGTTCAAGCTGCAGGTCGACTCGGTCCAACAGTGGCCCGGAGAGCCTGTTGCGGTAGCGGCGTTTGTCCATCGGTGTACACCGGCACGTGGATTCGGCTCCGCGCATTCCTACCCCGCACGGGCAGGGGTTGGCCGCCATGACCAGCTGGAACGATGCCGGCAGCACCATGGACCCCCACGCCCTGTGGATGTGGACCTGACGAGATTCCATGGGCTGTCGCAGTGCCTCGAGGACGTCTCGTGAGAATTCGGGGGCCTCATCCATGAAGAGGACGCCCCGGTGGGCTCTGCTGAGTATGCCGATCGATCCGGGTCGGCGCCCGCCGATCAGCGCCGAGGCGGTGCTGCGGTGGTGGGGTGCCTCGAACGGAGGCGTGTGGTCGAGTCCTTCACCGCCGTTGAGTTCTCCCCTCAGCGAGCGCACAGCCGCCGCTTCAATGGCCTGTTCGTCATCCAATGGCGGAAGTATCCCCGGCAGGCACTGTGCCAGAAGCGTCTTTCCGGCTCCTGGTGTGCCTCGCATCAGCAGATTGTGTCCACCGGCTGCGGCGACTTCGAGGCCGAATCGCGCTTCTGCCTGGCCTTGGACTTCGATGAGGTCGTGACGTTCAGACGTTTCCGGGCTGATGGTCTCGACCTCGATGACCGGTGGCAGTTTCGGGATCGCCAGGCTTCCACCATAGATGTTGATGAGTTCTGCCAGTGAGGTGACGGCCTTGATACTGGTTCCCCCGAGCAGGGCCGACTCCTGGCTGTTGCCGACGGGAACGACGAATCGTTCGAAGCCTGCCAGGAGACCACTGTGCAGGCTCGGCAGCACCCCGGTGACGGGACGAATGCGCCCGTCGAGTCCGAGCTCGCCGCAGTGGATGATCGATTCGGTGTCCGTCGCGGTGATGATGCCTTGAGCCTTGAGCACGGCCACGGCGATTCCCAGGTCGAATCCTGTGCCGATCTTGGGCACAGTGCCCGGGGTGAGGTTGATTGTCAGATGCTGCGAAGCGACGGGTATTCCCAGGTAGGCGAGCGCGGCCCGAAGCCGTTTCCGGGACTCGCTCACGGAGGCATCAGGCAGCCCCACGATGTCAATGCCCGGCAGGCCAGCGGTGACGCAGGCTTCGATGGACACGATCTTGCCCGCCAGTCCCCAGAGTGCGACGGCGGAGGCGCGTCCGATCACGTTGAGCTTCGTCTCCTCGCTCACGAGTCGACCTGGACGTTGCGGCGATGAGAGTAGTGGGGTCCGGGTTCCATCACGATGCCGAGGGCATCGATGCGGATGGATGCGAAGAAATCGTTCTGGCGGTTCAACCAGATTCCCGACAGTGTTCTGATCTTCCGCAGCTTTGCTGCCGTGACCGCTTCGAGAGGAGATCCCTGCGCAAGGGTTCTGCGGGTCTTCACCTCGACGAAGACGATGGTGTCACCATCTTTGGCGATGATGTCGATCTCTCCACGTGGACACCTGAAGTTGCGTTCGAGGATGACCATTCCCTGCCGTTGCAGGAACTCTGCGGCCAGGTCTTCCCCGCTCTGCCCCAGTGCGCGCTGGCGCAGTCCCGGTGTCGTTGCCCTGCGTCTGCCAGTTGTCGGTCCCATGGCAGTCAGACCACCATCGGAGAAACTAACGTGGCAAGGGCAGAAGTGCGGCCTGTGGACGACGCTTCGTCGTCCACAGGCCGGTTACATACAAGTCGAGGCCCCTTCCACAACAGAACGGTGTACGAGTGCTCCGGAACGTGTCAGGACCTCAATTGCACCGGCTGCTTTCAGCCTCTGATCGACGTCGGTGGCTCCAGATCGCTCTTAGAGATCTCCTCGATGTTGACGTCTTTGAAGGTCAGCACGTGCACGGTTTTGATGAAACGTGCTGATCGGTAACTGTCCCATACCCAGGCGTCGCGCAGCGTCAGCTCGAAGTAGACATCCCCGGCGTCGTTGTGGGCCTTGAGGTCGACGTGGTTGGCCAGATAGAAGCGCCGTTCCGTCTCCACCACGTAGGCGAAGAGTCCTACGACATCGCGGTATTCCTTGTAGAGCTGCAACTCCAGTTGAGCTTCGTAATCGTCCAGATCATCGGTGCTCATGACGATCCCTCCTTCGCATCGTGTGCCGTTTGCAGGCGGAAGCTTCTCCGGTGGTGAATGCTGGGACCGAAGTCGGCGATGCCCCGACGGTGTTTGCTGGTTCCATACCCCACATTCGACTCCCAACCATACTGGGGGTGTGCATTCGCGAGTGCGATCATCTCTTCGTCTCTCTGCACTTTTGCCACAATACTTGCTGCGGCAATCACCGGAACACTTCCGTCGCCTTTGATTACGGTTCGCACTTGAGGCAGTTCGAGGTCGGCTGCGTCCCCGAATATCCCCAGGCAATCGAGCGTAAGTGGTGCCGAGAGCCAGTCATGTTTGCCGTCGAGGAGGATCATCGTCGACGGCGGAAAGTCAGTCGATCCGACGAGCAGCAGCAACATCTCAGACAGGGCTCTCCGACCGGCCAGGTTCAGGGCCATGGTCATCCCGAGTTCGTCGAGTTCGTTCGGAGTCGTCGATCCCACGGCGGTGGCCCGCGCCCACGCGTTGACACGATCGGTCGCGGACTGGCGGGACACCGCACTGAGCTGTTTGGAATCATGGATGCCGGCGGGCACCTCGGCGGCGGTGAGCTCTTTGAGGTCGAAGAGGGCGACACCGACACTGACGGGTCCTGCCAGCGCTCCCCGACCGACCTCGTCGACGCCGATGACGAATTCATAGCCCTCTGCCACCAGTGCGCTCTCACAGCTGAGGTCGTGCAATCCTGTCTGCGCCATCAGCTGCCGGTGATTCCTTCGGAGTCGGGAACATCGGCGAAGACCGCCTTCGGTGTCGACATCCAGCTGAAGTGCTTGAAGGGCCAGTTGATGAGGAAGACGGTGCCCACCACATTGTCTTCGGGCACATAGGGCTGTGTGTCGACGTGGTACCTGGAATCGGCGGAGTTGCTGCGGTTGTCGCCCATGACCCAGTAGTGGCCTTCGGGGACGGTGACCTTGAAGTCCACTTCCGACGGGGCGATGTCATCTTCCAGGTAGGTCTCATCGATGGGTTCGCCGTTGACGAGGATGCGTCCTTGCGCGTCGCAGCATTCGACAGTGTCGCCGCCGACGCCGATCACGCGTTTGATCAGCTGCTGGCCCCCGTCGGCAGGAGCCAATCCGACGAATTCGAGGATCGGGTTGGGCTCATACTCCGAGACTTCCTCGGGGCTCAGCCAGTGGTCTGGGTCGTCGAAGACGATGATGTCGCCGCGGTTGGCCGGTCCGAAGCGGGGTGCCAATTGATTGACAAGGACCCTGTCGTCGATCTGCAGGGTCTCCATCATCGATCCAGACGGAATGTAGAAGGAGCGGACGACCCAGGTCTTGAGGGCGGTGGAGATGAGGATGGCGACGAGGATGATCGCTGCGGTCTCGAGCAGGCCACGCAAGAATCTCTTCGAGGCTGAAGGTGGGGAAGCTTCTGATTCGGTTGACATTCGTTCGCTTTCGCATCGGACCACAGGTTCCGCAGAGGGACTGAAATGAGCGTACCAGCACCTCGTCACGTCATCTGTCAGGCAGCGATCATCTCTGTAAACCGGCCAGTTTCCCAACTGGTGCCTGTCGCCAGGAGGGTCAGACGGCCAGGGCGGTCGACCCCGTCGGACAACCTGCTCAGTCGACTGAGGAGCCGTGCCCGATGACCGGACCGATGACACGGTCGAGCGGAATGAACCCGCCTCCGGGTCTGCCCAGCAGCGCTCGGGAGTCTGCCGAGTCGTTCCGGTTGTCGCCCATCACCCACATGGTGTCGGCGGGGACCTCGATCGAGAACTCCGTCTTCGAGGCCGGGAGCGGGGCGTAGTCCTCCTTCAGCGGTTCGTCGTTGAGGAGCAGTCGACCCTGGGCATCACAGCATCGGAGAGTGTCTCCGCCGACGGCGATGACGCGTTTGACGTAGTAGACGTCTTTGCTGCCCAGCCCCACCCATGACCCCACCTTCTGCAGCGGGGTCGGAAGGGCATCGTCGACGAAGGAGCCTCGTCCGTCGAAGACGACGATGTCACCGCGTTCGATGTCAGAGCTCAGCGCGTCGGGACGCCAGACGCTGATGTCGTCGCCGACATCCAGGGTCGGCTCCATCGATGCGCTGGGAATCGTGAACCGTTGGATGATGAACCCGCGAACGGATCCGCCGATGACGATGATGAGGATCGCAATGACAGCGATGAGCTTCCAGAACCGGCCAGAATACAGAAAACGCGACCCGAAGGTCGCGTTTTCCTCTTGCTCCGGCACAGCGCGATCATCGCCCACAGTGCCAGCCAATAATCAGGCCTTTTCGCGGATGCGAGCAGCCTTGCCGCGCAGTTCGCGCAGGTAGTACAGCTTGGCACGACGAACGTCACCGCGGGCGAGAACTTCGAGCTTCTCGACGATGGGCGAGTGCACCGGGAAGGTACGTTCGACACCGACGCCGAAGCTGATCTTACGAGCGGTGAAGGTCTCACGGATTCCGTCGCCCTGGCGACGGATGACGATTCCCTTGAACACCTGGATACGCGAACGCGATCCTTCGACCACGCGGACGTGAACGTTGAGCGTATCGCCCGGGCGGAAATCAGGAACGTCAGTCTTCAATGAGGCTGCGTCAACAACATCAAGCTTCTGCATTGTGTTTCTCCATGTGTCCCCTGCTTCAGGTCGAGAACACGCATATCGGACCGGTTGCACCGGTGATTGGATCGTCTGTCGGGATTGCTCCCCGGAATTCTGCGATATCGACACCGCAGAATCGCTGTGGGCATCCATCCCCCTGAAGCAGGTGAATGCCAACAAACGCGACGATCTATTCTGTCATGGATTCGTCTCCGGACTCAAACCGTTCCACAACGGCGCGGTCGTGCTTGTCCAGATCTTGGAGTTCGGCGAGCAGATCGGGCCTGACCTCGGCCGTGCGTTCGAGCCTCCGGTCTCTTCTCCACCGTGCGATCGCACGGTGGTTTCCGCTGAGCAGGATCTCTGGCACGTCTTGGCCGCGCCAGCTGGCGGGCTTCGTGTAGATGGGGTATTCGAGGAGCCCGTCCTCGTGGCTTTCCTCCGTCAGCGATTCCGGGTTGCCGATGACTCCGGGGATGAGACGGCTGACGGCTTCGATCATCACCATCGAGGCGACCTCTCCCCCGTTGAGGACATAGTCTCCGATGCTCATGGGGCGCACATCGAAATGCTCGGCCGACCAGTCGATGACCCGCTGGTCGATGCCCTCATAGCGCCCGCAGGCGAACACGATGTGCTCGGCCTC
Coding sequences within it:
- a CDS encoding peptidoglycan DD-metalloendopeptidase family protein; translation: MALFTGSAHIDRSSRLRPGPTSRRLRLLLAGSLLAFTLTVAEVGVPFASPAATSAAATASVSEAEQTWVSPVPAMEIIEAFDPPIEAWLKGHRGIDVLTVSGEPVRAPAAGTIRFRGSVAGTATVSIVTDSGHVVSFQPAETELKKGERFAAGEEIGTVGEGSHCDDSCLHVGVWAAQGDKVYIDPAGFFGQEESILLPLSRKPAKEPTGDSTTSGAGAWGGHRNGRIPAAAMCTLDSAPGQMLRCDAQKAFDRMSHAYEARFSSPISVTDAYRDYDTQVILKKRKGRMAATPGTSNHGWALAVDLGGGINSFGSAQHRWMRANAPKFGWIHPGWARQSGSLPEPWHWEFRQ
- a CDS encoding tyrosine recombinase XerC — translated: MTLPTTIAEVVSGYADHLRSRDVSAHTSRAYVADVSDFFDHAAHAPGSGHQSRTAELQVSDIDLNDLRSWLITLDDAGAAKSTVARKIAAVKSFFAYCVNQQGLSNNPAARLRTPKKDSRLPTVLKPQQAADLVSRERTVHTEADNRDPIEAAKWVRDAAILEMLYATAVRVSELTGLNRGDVDHQRSMITVLGKGNKERRVPYGKPAQTALSQWLSLRDTFASEHSGDALFLGVRGGRIGARQVRELVHRYGAADSSAPDIGPHGLRHSAATHMLDGGADLRQIQELLGHSTMSSTQIYTHVSMQRLQETYRQAHPRA
- the dprA gene encoding DNA-processing protein DprA, encoding MNDDTNGEIRAAVAALLRIGEPGDGLLTGLVAEIGPIAVLELIRAVAAGTSSATEAAKSLSTIVTAVSGSGQLPEAFDRWAVRGEDAQGHRDLEAVHRLGGRLVVPSDDEWPVALTDLGPAAPLGLWVRGGARLNTALRSAVAIVGARASSNYGTKCASDLAWDLAARGQTVVSGGAFGIDAAAHRAAIAREGITIAFMAGGVDRFYPVANTELFQQVLECGAIVSETAPGMTPMRHRFLLRNRLIAASSQVTVIVEAGWRSGALNTARHALELSRAVAAFPGSVYSASSTGTHRLIRAHEAELVTSCTDVIELIGGEEPTLFDDGSLTNEHPSTTASDPIDDLAEREKICVNVLSVTKALDVSTVASRAGLTVSNTLSALAVLELAGLSARRESGWVKLRPPQ
- a CDS encoding YifB family Mg chelatase-like AAA ATPase, with product MSEETKLNVIGRASAVALWGLAGKIVSIEACVTAGLPGIDIVGLPDASVSESRKRLRAALAYLGIPVASQHLTINLTPGTVPKIGTGFDLGIAVAVLKAQGIITATDTESIIHCGELGLDGRIRPVTGVLPSLHSGLLAGFERFVVPVGNSQESALLGGTSIKAVTSLAELINIYGGSLAIPKLPPVIEVETISPETSERHDLIEVQGQAEARFGLEVAAAGGHNLLMRGTPGAGKTLLAQCLPGILPPLDDEQAIEAAAVRSLRGELNGGEGLDHTPPFEAPHHRSTASALIGGRRPGSIGILSRAHRGVLFMDEAPEFSRDVLEALRQPMESRQVHIHRAWGSMVLPASFQLVMAANPCPCGVGMRGAESTCRCTPMDKRRYRNRLSGPLLDRVDLQLELFPVSPADIRLGGAQEDSTTVATRVRLARQRQADRYVDCEWTLNSNAPGAWLREHFALRPDSLRDLDRALDTGRITMRGYDRVLRVATTLSDLEGADSPTPDKITAALALRTQES
- a CDS encoding YraN family protein; translation: MGPTTGRRRATTPGLRQRALGQSGEDLAAEFLQRQGMVILERNFRCPRGEIDIIAKDGDTIVFVEVKTRRTLAQGSPLEAVTAAKLRKIRTLSGIWLNRQNDFFASIRIDALGIVMEPGPHYSHRRNVQVDS
- a CDS encoding DUF2469 domain-containing protein; its protein translation is MSTDDLDDYEAQLELQLYKEYRDVVGLFAYVVETERRFYLANHVDLKAHNDAGDVYFELTLRDAWVWDSYRSARFIKTVHVLTFKDVNIEEISKSDLEPPTSIRG
- a CDS encoding ribonuclease HII, producing MAQTGLHDLSCESALVAEGYEFVIGVDEVGRGALAGPVSVGVALFDLKELTAAEVPAGIHDSKQLSAVSRQSATDRVNAWARATAVGSTTPNELDELGMTMALNLAGRRALSEMLLLLVGSTDFPPSTMILLDGKHDWLSAPLTLDCLGIFGDAADLELPQVRTVIKGDGSVPVIAAASIVAKVQRDEEMIALANAHPQYGWESNVGYGTSKHRRGIADFGPSIHHRRSFRLQTAHDAKEGSS
- the lepB gene encoding signal peptidase I, which encodes MSTESEASPPSASKRFLRGLLETAAIILVAILISTALKTWVVRSFYIPSGSMMETLQIDDRVLVNQLAPRFGPANRGDIIVFDDPDHWLSPEEVSEYEPNPILEFVGLAPADGGQQLIKRVIGVGGDTVECCDAQGRILVNGEPIDETYLEDDIAPSEVDFKVTVPEGHYWVMGDNRSNSADSRYHVDTQPYVPEDNVVGTVFLINWPFKHFSWMSTPKAVFADVPDSEGITGS
- the lepB gene encoding signal peptidase I, which gives rise to MPEQEENATFGSRFLYSGRFWKLIAVIAILIIVIGGSVRGFIIQRFTIPSASMEPTLDVGDDISVWRPDALSSDIERGDIVVFDGRGSFVDDALPTPLQKVGSWVGLGSKDVYYVKRVIAVGGDTLRCCDAQGRLLLNDEPLKEDYAPLPASKTEFSIEVPADTMWVMGDNRNDSADSRALLGRPGGGFIPLDRVIGPVIGHGSSVD
- the rplS gene encoding 50S ribosomal protein L19, with amino-acid sequence MQKLDVVDAASLKTDVPDFRPGDTLNVHVRVVEGSRSRIQVFKGIVIRRQGDGIRETFTARKISFGVGVERTFPVHSPIVEKLEVLARGDVRRAKLYYLRELRGKAARIREKA
- the trmD gene encoding tRNA (guanosine(37)-N1)-methyltransferase TrmD; this encodes MKIDVVSIFPEYLAGLQLSLIGKAVDQGLLDLTVHDLRDFTFDRHNTVDDSPYGGGAGMVMKAEPWALALENILKGQQAAGEDSASGPGAENGDGDSPYDARTGAARKPILIVPSPAGPVFNQRIAEDLSEAEHIVFACGRYEGIDQRVIDWSAEHFDVRPMSIGDYVLNGGEVASMVMIEAVSRLIPGVIGNPESLTEESHEDGLLEYPIYTKPASWRGQDVPEILLSGNHRAIARWRRDRRLERTAEVRPDLLAELQDLDKHDRAVVERFESGDESMTE